A section of the Humulus lupulus chromosome 2, drHumLupu1.1, whole genome shotgun sequence genome encodes:
- the LOC133820011 gene encoding agamous-like MADS-box protein AGL62, with protein sequence MASFEITKKKTTQGRQKIEIKNIEKKSNKQVTFSKRRSGLFNKAGELSVLCGSNVAVIVFSPNGKLFCFGHPSVDDVVHSYLNGTVALPHNDHTIATSSTAASYVKAMTELEEAEKKKKLAVRQARLASLLEKNNGGGEGGSGGAWWAEPINEMGFQELENHLGMLVDLRSKVSAVAGNKVPALNSELGDWRLGLNI encoded by the coding sequence ATGGCCTCCTTTGAGATTACTAAGAAAAAGACAACCCAAGGAAGACAAAAGATCGAAATAAAGAATATTGAAAAGAAGAGCAACAAGCAAGTCACCTTCTCCAAACGACGCTCCGGTCTCTTCAACAAAGCCGGCGAGCTCAGCGTCCTCTGTGGCTCCAACGTCGCCGTCATCGTCTTCTCTCCCAACGGCAAGCTCTTCTGCTTCGGCCACCCATCCGTAGACGACGTCGTTCACTCATATCTTAATGGAACCGTAGCACTACCCCATAATGATCATACTATTGCTACCAGTTCTACTGCTGCTTCTTACGTGAAAGCCATGACGGAGTTGGAAGAGgctgagaagaagaagaagctcgcAGTCAGGCAAGCGCGACTGGCATCGCTTTTGGAGAAGAATaatggtggtggagaaggaggcaGCGGCGGCGCGTGGTGGGCGGAACCCATCAATGAAATGGGGTTTCAAGAGTTGGAGAATCACTTGGGTATGTTGGTTGATCTTCGGAGTAAGGTTTCCGCCGTGGCCGGTAATAAGGTTCCGGCTTTGAATTCGGAGCTTGGTGATTGGAGATTGGGTTTGAATATTtaa